In the genome of Saccopteryx leptura isolate mSacLep1 chromosome 10, mSacLep1_pri_phased_curated, whole genome shotgun sequence, one region contains:
- the STAB1 gene encoding stabilin-1 isoform X2: MAGSRGLLLLCLLAFCLEGSSIVGGQKVRSRHCDVKTKFVTQVPCTICPAIKKRVCPLGWLRAFPEKISQDCRYEVQLGGSLLSMSGCSLECWKDVVQKACCPGYWGSQCYECPGGAETPCNGHGTCLDGIDRNGTCVCQENFSGSACQECQDPNRFGPDCHSVCRCVHGTCRRGPLGDGSCLCFAGYTGPHCDQELPECQALNCPRHSQCSAEDPTCRCLPHHTQQDGKCQAPDPCRPSPCSPLAHCSVSPTGQAQCRCPKNYHGDGNVCLPQDPCNTNNGGCPSNSTLCLYQGPGKASCTCKPGLFSLSGNASAGCVAYCYPSSCDRSATCQVTPDGKISCVCKEGQVGDGRACYGHLLHEVQKASLLRLMGLRGALTMLDQGCREILSTSGPFTVLVPSLSSRTPWAMNASLAQHLCRQHIIAGQHILEDLGTQRQTRKWWTLAGQEITVTFNRFMKYTYKYKDLPQQTFTIQKANYPAANGVFHMVTALRWQSPPEFPKDPKRTISQILASTEVFSRFETILENCGLPSILDGPGPFTVFAPSNEAVDNLRDGRLIYLFTAGLSKLQELVRHHIYGHGQLTIGKLISKGRVLTMANQVLAVNISEEGRILLGPEGVPLRRVDVLAANGVIHMLEGILLPPTILPILPKHCSQEQHQIVVGSCVDCQALNTTSMCPPDSVKLDVFPKECIYTHDPTGLNVLKKGCAHYCNQTLLKPGCCKGFFGPDCAQCPGGFSNPCYGKGNCSDGILGNGACLCFPDYKGIACHICSNPNKHGEQCQEDCGCVHGLCDNRPGSGGVCQSGTCAPGFSGRFCNESTGNCGPMEQAQNCHLHARCVSQGGIARCLCLDGFEGDGFSCTPSNPCSHPDRGGCSENAECVPGAPGTHNCTCHKGWSGDGRVCVAIDECELDVRGGCHADALCSYVGPGQSRCTCKLGFAGDGYACSPIDPCRAGNGGCHDLATCQAVGGGQRVCTCPPGYGGDGFSCYGDIFRELEANAHFSIIYQWIKRAGITLPADSQVTALVPSESALLRLSPEDRAFWLQPRMLPQLVRVHFLQGALSEEELARLSGQEVATLSPTIRWEIHNISGRVWVQNASLDVVDLLATNGVLHVLSQVLLPPRKDTPGGQGLLQQLDSVPAFHLFRDLLQHHSLVSQIEAATAYTIFVPTNHSLEAQGNSSRLDADTVRHHVILGEALSSEALQRGGHRNSLLGPAHWLVFYNHTGQPEVNHVPLEGPVLEAPGGSLFGLSGVLTVGSSRCLHSHAEALREKCINCTRKFRCTQGFQLEDTPKKSCVYRAGYSFSRGCSYTCAKKIQVPDCCPGFFGTLCEPCPGGLGGVCSGHGQCQDRLLGSGECRCHEGFHGTACEMCELGRYGSNCTGVCDCAHGLCQEGLRGDGSCVCNVGWQGHRCDQKITGSHCPKKCDSNANCVQDSAAAPACVCAAGYSGNGTYCSEVDLCAHDHGGCSPHANCTKVAPGQRTCTCQDGYTGDGELCQEANSCLIHHGGCHMHAECIPTGPQQVSCSCREGYSGDGIRTCVLLDPCSQSNGGCSPYAVCRSTGDGQRTCTCDAAHTVGDGFTCRARVSLELLRDRNASFFSLHLLKYNELKGNGPFTIFVPHTDLMTNLSQDELARIGAHRQLVFRYHVVGCRQLRSQDLMEEGYVTTLSGHPLRFSEREGSIYLNDFARVVSSDHQAVNGILHFIDHVLLPPDVLHWEPDAAPIPRRNVTAAAESFGYKIFSSLVTVAGLLPLLRDVSHRPFTMLWPTDSALRALSPDRQAWLYHEDHRDKLAAILRGHVIRNIEALASDLPNLGPLRTMHGTPISFSCSRARPGELMVGEDDARIVQRHLPFEGGLAYGIDQLLEPPGLGARCDRFETRPLRLKICSICGEEPPCPEGSQEQGSPQACWRYFTKYWASPPLRSLALHSLWGQPQVLGSGCHRNCVITTWKPSCCPGHYGSECRACPGGTSHPCSDHGVCMDGMSGSGKCRCRSGFSGTACELCAPGAFGPHCQACRCTSHGHCDEGLGGSGSCFCDEGWTGPRCEVQMDLQPVCVPPCAPQAVCRAGNSCECSLSYEGDGRTCTVADLCQDGHGGCSEHANCSQVGTVVTCTCLPDYEGDGWSCRARNPCEDGHRGGCSEHADCLSTGPNTRRCACHAGYVGDGLQCLEEPEPPVDRCLGQPPPCHVDAVCTDLHFQEKRAGVFHLQATSGPNGLNFSEAEAACRGQGAVLASLPQLSAAQQLGFHLCLVGWLANGSAAHPVVFPEADCGAGQVGVVSLGTRENLSEHWDAYCYRMQDVVCRCRNGFVGDGTGTCNGKLLDVLATTANFSTFYGMLLDYANATPRGLDFLDFLDDERTYKTLFVPVNEGFVGNMTLSGPDLELHASNTTFLSTNVSQGTLLPSHSGLSLVISDRGPANSSLAPVAPRAVVVSHVLVWDIVAFNGIIHALANPLLAPSQPRAVVAPEAPPVAAGVGATVAAVTLLGLVAGAVYVRARHKSTGFGFSVFQAEDDAEDDFSPWQEGTSPTLVSVPNPVFGSQDAFCEPFDDSLLEEDFPDTHRILAVK, translated from the exons GTGCGATCCAGACACTGCGATGTGAAGACAAAGTTTGTCACTCAAGTGCCCTGCACCATTTGCCCTGCCATCAAGAAGCGGGTGTGTCCCTTGGGCTGGCTTCGTGCATTCCCAGAGAAGATATCACAGGACTGCCG CTACGAGGTGCAGCTAGGGGGCTCTCTCCTGTCCATGAGTGGCTGTAGCCTGGAGTGCTGGAAGGACGTGGTGCAGAAGGCCTGCTGCCCTGGCTACTGGGGGTCCCAGTGCTACG AGTGCCCTGGGGGTGCAGAGACCCCATGCAATGGCCACGGGACTTGTCTGGATGGCATAGACAGGAACGGGACCTGTGTGTGCCAG GAAAACTTCAGTGGCTCAGCCTGCCAGGAGTGCCAAGACCCCAACCGGTTCGGGCCTGACTGTCACTCAG TGTGCAGATGTGTGCATGGCACGTGCCGACGCGGGCCGCTCGGGGACGGGAGCTGCCTGTGTTTTGCTGGGTACACCGGCCCTCACTGTGACCAAG AGCTGCCCGAGTGCCAGGCCCTAAACTGTCCCCGTCACTCCCAGTGCTCTGCAGAGGACCCCACCTGTAGATGCCTGCCTCACCACACCCAGCAGGATGGCAAATGCCAAG CCCCTGACCCCTGCCGGCCATCACCCTGTTCCCCACTGGCCCACTGTTCAGTGAGCCCCACTGGGCAGGCACAGTGTCGCTGCCCCAAGAACTACCATGGTGACGGGAATGTGTGTCTGCCCCAGGATCCATGCAACACCAACAACGGTGGCTGCCCCAGCAACTCGACCTTATGTCTGTACCAGGGACCAGGCAAG GCCTCCTGCACATGTAAGCCAGGCCTGTTCAGCCTCAGTGGCAATGCCTCTGCGGGCTGCGTTGCCTACTGTTACCCCTCCTCCTGTGACCGGTCAGCCACCTGCCAGGTGACCCCCGATGGGAAGATCAG ctgtgtATGCAAGGAGGGCCAGGTGGGGGATGGGCGTGCCTGCTATGGACACCTGCTCCACGAGGTGCAGAAGGCCAGCCTGCTAAGGCTCATGGGGCTGAGAGGCGCCCTCACCATGCTGG ACCAAGGCTGCCGGGAGATCCTCAGCACGTCAGGCCCATTCACTGTGCTGGTGCCATCCCTCTCTTCCAGGACGCCCTGGGCCATGAAT GCGTCCCTTGCCCAGCACCTCTGCAGACAGCACATCATCGCAGGGCAGCACATTCTGGAGGACTTAGGGACCCAGCGGCAAACACGCAAGTGGTGGACACTGGCTGGGCAGGAGATCACTGTCACTTTCAACCGTTTCATG aaatacACCTACAAATACAAAGACCTGCCCCAGCAAACATTCACCATCCAAAAGGCCAACTACCCAGCAGCTAATGGTGTCTTCCACATGGTCACTGCCTTGCGGTGGCAGTCCCCACCAGAATTCCCTAAGGACCCCAAA AGAACCATCAGCCAGATTCTTGCCTCTACCGAGGTCTTTAGCCGGTTTGAAACCATCCTAGAG AACTGCGGACTGCCCTCCATCCTGGATGGACCTGGGCCCTTCACAGTCTTTGCCCCAAGCAATGAGGCTGTGGACAACTTGCGTGATGGCCGCCTGATCTACCTCTTCACAGCA GGTCTCTCTAAGCTGCAGGAGCTGGTGAGGCACCACATCTATGGCCATGGCCAG CTGACCATTGGGAAACTCATCTCCAAGGGTCGGGTCCTCACCATGGCAAACCAGGTCCTGGCTGTGAATATCTCTGAGGAG GGGCGCATCCTGCTGGGACCAGAGGGCGTCCCTCTGCGGAGAGTGGACGTGCTCGCTGCCAATGGTGTGATTCACATGCTGGAGGGCATCCTGCTGCCCCCAACCATCCTGCCTATCCTGCCCAAGCACTGCAGCCAGGAGCAGCACCAGATCGTGGTG ggctcctgTGTGGACTGCCAGGCCCTGAACACCACCAGCATGTGCCCCCCTGACAGCGTGAAACTG GATGTCTTCCCTAAAGAGTGTATCTACACCCATGACCCCACTGGGCTCAACGTCCTGAAGAAGGGCTGTGCCCACTACTGCAACCAGACCCTCCTG AAACCTGGCTGCTGCAAAGGCTTTTTTGGGCCTGACTGTGCACAGTGCCCTGGGGGCTTTTCCAACCCCTGCTATGGCAAAGGCAAC TGCAGTGATGGGATCCTGGGCAATGGCGCCTGCCTCTGCTTCCCAGACTACAAGGGCATTGCCTGCCACATCTGCTCCAACCCAAACAAGCATGGAGAACAGTGCCAGGAAG ACTGCGGCTGTGTCCATGGTCTCTGTGACAATCGTCCAGGCAGTGGGGGGGTGTGTCAGAGTGGCACATGTGCCCCAGGCTTCAGTGGCCGCTTCTGCAACGAGTCCACCGGGAACTGTGGGCCCATGGAGCAGGCCCAGAACTGCCACCTGCATGCCCGCTGTGTTAGCCAGGGGGGCATCGCCAG GTGTCTCTGTCTTGATGGCTTTGAGGGCGATGGCTTCTCCTgcacacccagcaacccctgctcCCACCCAGACCGAGGTGGCTGCTCAGAAAAC GCCGAGTGTGTCCCCGGGGCCCCGGGCACCCATAACTGCACGTGCCACAAAGGCTGGAGTGGGGATGGCCGTGTCTGTGTAGCCATTGACGAATGTGAGCTGGATGTGCGTGGTGGCTGCCACGCTGATGCCCTCTGCAGCTATGTGGGACCTGGGCAG AGCCGGTGCACCTGCAAGCTGGGATTTGCTGGGGATGGCTATGCATGCAGCCCCATCGACCCCTGCCGGGCAGGCAACGGTGGCTGCCATGACTTG gccaccTGTCAAGCAGTGGGTGGAGGTCAGCGGGTCTGCACATGCCCCCCTGGCTATGGGGGTGATGGCTTCAGTTGCTACGGAGACATCTTCAGG GAGTTGGAGGCAAATGCCCACTTCTCTATCATCTACCAATGGATCAAG AGAGCAGGCATCACGCTTCCTGCCGACAGCCAAGTGACAGCCCTGGTGCCCTCTGAGTCTGCCCTCCTCCGGCTGAGCCCTGAGGACCGGGCCTTCTGGCTGCAGCCGAGGATGTTGCCACAACTGGTCAG GGTCCATTTTCTCCAGGGTGCCCTCTCTGAGGAGGAACTGGCCCGGCTGAGCGGGCAGGAGGTGGCCACCCTGAGCCCCACTATACGCTGGGAGATTCACAACATCAGTGGG AGGGTCTGGGTACAGAATGCCAGCTTGGACGTGGTTGACCTCCTTGCCACCAACGGTGTCCTACATGTCCTCAGCCAG GTCCTGCTGCCTCCACGAAAggacaccccaggtgggcaggggTTGCTGCAGCAGCTGGACTCAGTGCCTGCCTTCCACCTCTTCCGTGATCTGCTGCAG CATCACAGTCTGGTGTCCCAGATTGAGGCTGCGACCGCCTACACCATCTTCGTGCCCACAAATCACTCCCTGGAGGCCCAGGGCAACAGCAGCCGCCTG GATGCAGACACGGTGCGACACCACGTGATCCTGGGGGAGGCGCTCTCCTCGGAAGCCCTGCAGAGAGGGGGACACCGAAACTCCCTTCTGGGCCCTGCTCACTGGCTTGTCTTCTACAACCACACTGGCCAG CCTGAGGTGAACCATGTGCCACTGGAAGGCCCGGTGCTGGAAGCCCCTGGAGGCTCACTGTTTGGCCTGTCGGGAGTCCTGACGGTGGGTTCAAGCCGCTGCCTACATAGCCACGCTGAGGCCCTGCGG GAGAAATGTATCAATTGCACCCGGAAATTTCGCTGCACTCAGGGCTTCCAGCTGGAG GACACCCCCAAGAAGAGCTGCGTCTACCGGGCTGGCTACTCCTTCTCCCGAGGCTGTTCTTACACATGTGCCAAGAAGATTCAG GTGCCTGACTGCTGCCCCGGTTTCTTTGGCACACTGTGTGAGCCATGCCCCGGGGGTCTGGGTGGGGTGTGCTCGGGCCACGGACAGTGCCAGGACAGGCTCCTGGGCAGCGGGGAGTGCCGCTGCCACGAGGGCTTCCACGGAACGGCCTGTGAGATGTGTGAGCTGGGCCGCTATGGGTCCAACTGCACTGGAG TGTGTGACTGTGCCCACGGGCTGTGCCAGGAGGGGCTGCGAGGGGATGGAAGCTGTGTCTGTAATGTGGGCTGGCAGGGCCATCGCTGTGACCAGA AAATCACTGGCTCTCACTGCCCAAAGAAGTGTGACTCTAATGCCAA CTGTGTACAGGACTCTGCGGCAGCCCCTGCCTGTGTCTGTGCCGCGGGGTACTCAGGCAACGGCACCTACTGTTCAG AGGTGGACCTATGTGCCCATGACCATGGTGGCTGCTCCCCCCATGCCAACTGCACCAAGGTGGCACCTGGGCAGCGAACATGCACCTGCCAGGATGGCTACACGGGCGATGGGGAGTTGTGCCAGG AAGCTAATAGTTGTCTCATCCACCATGGGGGCTGCCACATGCATGCTGAATGTATTCCCACAGGTCCTCAGCAG GTCTCTTGCAGCTGCCGTGAGGGTTACAGTGGGGATGGCATCCGGACCTGTGTGCTCCTGGACCCCTGCTCCCAG AGTAATGGAGGCTGCAGCCCCTATGCTGTGTGCAGAAGTACAGGGGATGGCCAGAGGACATGCACCTGTGACGCAGCTCACACTGTGGGCGATGGTTTCACCTGTCGTGCCCGAGTCAGCCTG GAGCTCCTTCGGGACAGGAATGCCTCATTCTTCAGCCTCCACCTCCTG aAATACAATGAGCTGAAGGGCAACGGGCCTTTCACAATCTTTGTGCCGCACACAGATCTAATGACCAACCTGTCGCAG GATGAACTGGCCCGGATAGGAGCCCATCGCCAGCTCGTGTTCCGCTACCATGTGGTTGGCTGCCGGCAGCTGCGGAGCCAGGATCTGATGGAAGAAGGCTATGTCACAACGCTCTCGGGACACCCCCTTCGTTTCAGCGAAAGGGAG GGTAGCATATACCTCAATGACTTCGCCCGAGTGGTGAGCAGTGACCATCAGGCAGTGAACGGTATCCTGCACTTCATCGACCATGTCCTGCTGCCACCCGACGTGCTACACTGGGAGCCTGACGCTGCCCCGATCCCGCGG AGAAATGTCACCGCTGCTGCAGAGAGCTTCGGTTACAAGATTTTCAGCAGCCTTGTGACG GTGGCTGGTCTACTGCCTCTGCTTCGAGATGTGTCCCATAGGCCCTTCACAATGCTGTGGCCCACAGACTCTGCCCTGCGAGCCCTGTCACCTGATCGCCAGGCCTGGCTGTACCATGAGGACCACCGGGATAAGTTGGCAGCCATTCTTCGGGGTCATGTGATCCGTAACATAGAG GCCTTGGCATCTGACTTGCCCAACTTGGGCCCACTTCGCACCATGCATGGGacacccatctctttctcctgcagCCGTGCCCGGCCG GGTGAACTCATGGTGGGTGAGGATGACGCCCGAATTGTGCAGCGGCACCTGCCATTTGAAGGTGGCCTGGCCTATGGCATTGACCAGCTGCTGGAACCACCTGGCCTTGGTGCCCGCTGTGACCGCTTTGAGACTCGGCCACTGCGGCTG AAGATTTGCAGCATCTGTGGAGAGGAACCACCCTGTCCTGAGGGCTCGCAGGAGCAG GGCAGCCCACAGGCCTGCTGGCGCTACTTCACAAAGTACTGGGCATCCCCTCCATTGCGCTCCTTGGCACTGCACAGCCTTTGGGGCCAGCCCCAAGTTCTGGGCAGTGGCTGCCACCGCAACTGTGTCATCACCACCTGGAAGCCCAGCTGCTGCCCTGGTCACTATGGCAGTGAGTGTCGAG CTTGCCCTGGGGGCACCAGCCACCCCTGTAGTGACCATGGTGTGTGTATGGATGGCATGAGCGGCAGCGGGAAGTGTAGGTGTCGTTCGGGGTTTTCTGGGACAGCATGTGAACTCTGCGCCCCAGGGGCCTTTGGGCCCCATTGCCAAG CCTGTCGCTGCACCTCTCATGGCCACTGTGATGAGGGCCTTGGGGGCTCTGGCTCCTGTTTCTGTGATGAGGGCTGGACTGGGCCACGCTGTGAGGTGCAGATGG ATCTGCAGCCTGTGTGTGTCCCACCCTGTGCACCCCAGGCAGTATGTCGTGCAGGCAATAGCTGCGAATGCAGCCTGAGCTACGAAGGGGATGGCCGCACGTGCACAG TGGCAGACCTGTGCCAGGACGGGCATGGTGGCTGCAGCGAGCATGCCAACTGCAGCCAGGTAGGCACAGTGGTCACCTGTACCTGCCTGCCAGACTATGAGGGTGATGGCTGGAGCTGCCGAGCCCGCAACCCTTGTGAAGATGGCCACCGAGGGGGCTGCAGCGAGCATGCTGATTGCCTGAGTACTGGCCCA AACACACGGCGCTGTGCATGCCATGCCGGCTATGTGGGTGATGGACTGCAGTGTCTGGAGGAGCCCGAGCCACCTGTGGACCGCTGCCTGGGCCAGCCCCCACCATGTCATGTGGATGCTGTGTGTACTGACCTGCACTTCCAGG AGAAACGGGCTGGTGTCTTCCACCTCCAGGCCACCAGTGGCCCTAATGGTCTGAACTTCTCAGAGGCTGAGGCAGCATGTAGGGGCCAGGGAGCTGTCCTTGCTTCTCTTCCTCAGCTCTCTGCTGCACAGCAG CTAGGCTTCCACCTGTGCCTTGTGGGCTGGCTGGCCAACGGTTCGGCTGCCCACCCTGTCGTTTTCCCTGAGGCGGACTGTGGTGCTGGTCAGGTGGGGGTAGTCAGCCTGGGCACCCGGGAGAACCTGTCAGAGCACTGGGATGCTTACTGCTACCGAATGCAAG ACGTGGTCTGCCGATGCCGCAATGGCTTTGTGGGTGACGGGACTGGCACATGCAATGGGAAGCTGCTTGATGTACTGGCCACCACTGCCAACTTCTCTACCTTCTATGGG ATGCTGCTGGACTATGCTAATGCCACTCCTCGAGGTCTCGACTTCCTGGATTTCCTGGATGATGAACGTACCTACAAGACGCTCTTTGTCCCTGTCAATGAAGGCTTTGTGGGCAACATG ACACTGAGTGGCCCAGACCTGGAGCTGCATGCCTCCAATACTACCTTCCTTAGCACCAATGTCAGCCAGGGTACCTTGCTTCCCTCCCACTCAGGCCTCAGCCTCGTCATCAGTGACAGAGGCCCTGCCAACAGTTCTTTGGCCCCTGTG GCCCCAAGGGCAGTTGTGGTTAGCCATGTCCTAGTGTGGGACATCGTGGCCTTCAACGGCATCATCCACGCTCTGGCCAACCCCCTCCTGGCACCCTCACAGCCT CGGGCAGTGGTAGCACCTGAAGCCCCACCCGTGGCAGCAGGTGTGGGGGCTACAGTAGCCGCTGTAACACTGCTGGGCCTGGTGGCTGGAGCTGTTTATGTCCGTGCTCGACACAAGTCCACAGGCTTTGGCTTCTCTGTCTTCCAG GCAGAAGATGATGCTGAGGATGACTTCTCTCCATGGCAGGAAGGGACCAGCCCAACCCTGGTCTCTGTGCCCAACCCTGTCTTTGGCAGCCAAGATGCCTTCTGTGAGCCCTTTGAT GACTCACTCTTGGAGGAGGACTTCCCTGACACCCATAGGATCCTCGCAGTAAAGTGA